CAGCCTGCGCCGCCACCGTGTTGGACGAGGTCACGTAGGGATAGGTGCCGTGATCGACGTCGAGCAGCGCGCCCTGCGCCCCCTCGAACAGCATGCGCTTGCCCTCGCGCCGCTTGATGTCGAGCAGCCGCCACACCGTCTCGGCATAGGGCAGGAGCTGCGGCGCCAGCGCGCTGAGCTCGCGCAGGATCTCCTTGCCGTCGAACTCCGGCAGGTTGAGGCCGCGGCGCAGCGCATTGTGATGCGCCAGCAGCCGGTCGATCTTGTGCGGCAGCGTGTCGAGATCGGCGAGGTCCATCAGGCGGATGGCGCGGCGGCCGACCTTGTCCTCATAGGCGGGACCGATGCCGCGGCGCGTGGTGCCGATCGCGGTGGCCGCATTGGCGGATTCGCGATGCGCATCGAGCTCGCGGTGCAGCGGCAGGATCAGGGTGACGTTCTCGGCGATGCGCAAATTGTCCGGAGAGACCGCGACGCCTTGTGCCTGGAGCTTGGCCACCTCGTCGAGGAAGGCCTGCGGGTCGAACACGACGCCGTTGCCGATCACCGACAGCTTGTGTTCGCGCAGCACGCCCGAGGGCAGCAGCGCCAACTTGTAGGTCTCGCCGTTGATGACCAGCGTATGGCCGGCGTTATGGCCGCCCTGGAAGCGGACGACGATGTCGGCCTGCTCAGACAACCAATCGACGATCTTGCCTTTTCCCTCGTCGCCCCACTGGGCGCCGACGACGACAACGTTGGCCATTCGCAGGTAATCCCTATGCAATCTGTCTTTAAGTGGCATGATCCTCGCGGAAAACCGGTGCCCACTCTTCCGGGATCATGCCTGCGCCCAGCCCAATCACGGCCGGGAGCCGCTCGCACGCGAGGCAGCCAACCGGATAAAGGAAGCAGCCCCTCTAGGCAAGCAAGAACGGGGCTTTTTCGAGGCCCAGAACGCCATCCAAGCCTTTGATATCCCCGGAAAATCCAGAAGCCCTCCAGGGCATGGCGCCGACCTCGACCAAAGCGCTAGACGCTGCGTCGGCCGCTGCATGGTCGCGATGCATCCGCCCCCCATTGCCGCAGGCTTGATTTCCGTGTCTTTGGACCGAGCCGGGCTGTGAACCGGCCCGGGCAGC
The DNA window shown above is from Bradyrhizobium sp. CB1650 and carries:
- a CDS encoding adenylosuccinate synthase, whose amino-acid sequence is MANVVVVGAQWGDEGKGKIVDWLSEQADIVVRFQGGHNAGHTLVINGETYKLALLPSGVLREHKLSVIGNGVVFDPQAFLDEVAKLQAQGVAVSPDNLRIAENVTLILPLHRELDAHRESANAATAIGTTRRGIGPAYEDKVGRRAIRLMDLADLDTLPHKIDRLLAHHNALRRGLNLPEFDGKEILRELSALAPQLLPYAETVWRLLDIKRREGKRMLFEGAQGALLDVDHGTYPYVTSSNTVAAQAATGAGLGPGAVGYVLGLCKAYTTRVGQGPFPTEQDNEIGRKIGVRGREFGTNTGRPRRCGWFDAVLVRQAVRTCGINGLALTKLDILDGFDTIEVCTGYKLDGKEIDHFPAGEGAQARVEPIYETIEGWKEPTANARSWADLPAQAIKYVRRIEELVGCPVALLSTSPEREDTILVQNPFEA